The following are encoded together in the Serratia nematodiphila DZ0503SBS1 genome:
- a CDS encoding heavy metal sensor histidine kinase yields the protein MNARASRRPVSLTLRTAMLFALVAACVVSGAGWYLFGAMRQEMTLRSDLQVTGRVEYFRHLLGQRFPLARLTANNGLFENMLGNEQDVLIFQMPGQKPLINVNPARVALPPIAPTPPEQAQTLAAVRGGETAQRVPLRAASAMVRLEDGSLLQISAAHVMVNEQKMLARYLWRIVAAVIVAFLLIALLGYGVMRRGLRPLWRMAAQASEIAPNTLSTRLSEQGAPKELQQLTRAFNAMLDRLNEGYQRLTQFSADLAHEIRTPVGALMGQCQVALYQPRSVEEYETLLSNNMDELERISRMVENILFLARAGEAQSALNYSRLDVAAELRRVADYFEGLAEERGIALNCEGEGELKADAMLFQRALSNLVANAVRYADENSLIVLRAERRADAWWVQVINQGPPIAPAQLEKLFDRFYRADPARSAGSHASGLGLSIVRAIMTLHGGEVRAECTGRASAASLIFSLWFPLAQ from the coding sequence GTGAACGCCCGCGCTTCACGTCGGCCGGTGTCGCTGACGCTGCGCACCGCCATGCTGTTCGCGCTGGTGGCCGCCTGCGTGGTGAGCGGGGCGGGCTGGTATCTGTTCGGCGCCATGCGTCAGGAAATGACGCTCCGCAGCGATCTGCAGGTGACCGGGCGCGTAGAGTATTTCCGCCATTTATTGGGGCAGCGCTTTCCTTTGGCGCGCCTGACGGCTAATAACGGCCTGTTCGAAAATATGCTGGGCAATGAACAGGATGTGTTGATTTTCCAAATGCCGGGGCAAAAACCGCTCATCAATGTGAATCCGGCCAGGGTGGCCCTGCCGCCGATCGCGCCGACGCCGCCCGAACAGGCGCAGACGCTGGCCGCCGTGCGCGGCGGGGAAACGGCGCAGAGGGTGCCGCTGCGCGCGGCGTCGGCAATGGTGCGCCTGGAAGACGGCAGTTTGCTGCAGATTTCCGCCGCGCACGTGATGGTCAACGAACAGAAAATGCTGGCGCGTTACCTGTGGCGCATTGTCGCGGCGGTCATTGTGGCTTTCCTGCTGATTGCGCTGCTGGGCTATGGGGTCATGCGCCGCGGATTGCGGCCGCTATGGCGCATGGCGGCGCAGGCGTCGGAGATCGCGCCCAATACATTGTCGACGCGCCTCAGTGAACAGGGGGCGCCGAAGGAGTTACAGCAATTGACCCGGGCGTTTAATGCGATGCTCGATCGGTTGAATGAAGGCTATCAGCGGCTGACGCAGTTTTCCGCCGATCTGGCCCATGAGATCCGCACCCCGGTGGGCGCGTTGATGGGCCAGTGTCAGGTGGCGCTGTATCAACCCCGCAGCGTGGAGGAGTACGAAACCCTATTGTCGAACAATATGGATGAGCTGGAGCGTATTTCGCGCATGGTGGAAAACATCCTGTTTCTGGCGCGCGCCGGTGAGGCGCAGTCCGCGCTGAACTACAGTCGTCTGGATGTGGCGGCCGAGCTGCGGCGGGTGGCGGATTACTTCGAAGGGCTGGCGGAAGAACGCGGCATCGCGCTGAACTGCGAAGGGGAAGGCGAGCTGAAGGCGGACGCGATGTTGTTCCAGCGGGCGCTGAGCAATCTGGTGGCCAATGCGGTGCGCTATGCCGATGAAAACAGCCTGATCGTATTGCGGGCTGAACGGCGCGCCGATGCCTGGTGGGTGCAGGTCATCAATCAGGGGCCGCCGATCGCGCCGGCACAGCTGGAAAAACTGTTCGATCGTTTCTACCGCGCCGATCCCGCGCGCAGCGCCGGCAGCCATGCCAGCGGCCTCGGGCTGTCTATCGTGCGCGCCATCATGACGCTGCACGGCGGTGAGGTGCGCGCCGAATGTACCGGGCGCGCGTCTGCCGCCAGCCTCATTTTCAGCCTGTGGTTCCCGTTAGCGCAATAA
- a CDS encoding heavy metal response regulator transcription factor, with product MRILVVEDDIGTGDYLKKGLGEAGYGVDLARTGTDGLFRALEQDYDAIVLDVMLPGLDGWQIIEVLRKKSDVPILFLTARDGVQDRIHGLELGADDYLIKPFSFTELVLRLRTLLRRGPAREADHYAIADLQLDVLRRRAVRQDQVIPLTNKEFMLLHLLVRREGEVLSRTQIASQVWDMNFDSDTNVVDVAIKRLRAKIDRPFDVKLIHSVRGIGYVCEPRP from the coding sequence ATGCGAATACTGGTAGTTGAAGACGATATCGGCACAGGGGATTACCTGAAGAAAGGGCTGGGGGAAGCGGGCTACGGCGTCGATTTGGCGCGCACCGGCACCGACGGGCTGTTTCGCGCGTTGGAGCAGGACTACGATGCGATCGTGCTCGACGTGATGCTGCCGGGGCTGGACGGCTGGCAGATCATCGAGGTATTGCGCAAGAAAAGCGACGTGCCGATCCTGTTTCTCACCGCCCGCGATGGCGTACAGGATCGCATCCACGGTCTGGAGCTGGGCGCGGACGACTATCTTATCAAACCCTTTTCCTTTACCGAGCTGGTGCTGCGTTTGCGCACCTTGCTGCGCCGCGGGCCGGCGCGCGAAGCCGATCATTACGCCATCGCCGATCTGCAGTTGGACGTGCTGCGCCGCCGGGCGGTGCGCCAGGATCAGGTGATCCCGTTGACCAACAAGGAGTTCATGCTGCTGCATCTGCTGGTGCGGCGCGAAGGCGAAGTGCTGTCGCGCACGCAGATCGCCTCCCAGGTGTGGGACATGAATTTCGACAGCGACACTAATGTGGTTGATGTGGCGATCAAACGCCTGCGCGCCAAAATCGACCGGCCGTTCGACGTCAAGCTGATCCACAGCGTGCGCGGCATCGGCTATGTTTGCGAGCCGCGCCCGTGA
- a CDS encoding cytochrome b/b6 domain-containing protein → MKTNASPPVHRWPVRITHWINLFAMVCMFMSGWEIYNASPLFDFRFPPQMTLGGWLGGAIGWHLAVMWLLALNAVCYLLWSLFSGHFRRDLLPLRIGALRQDIWLALTLRLRHRHGHYNAIQKLMYLGVLALGLLLVLSGLAIWKPVQLQGLVALFGGFDFARYVHFFAMAGIGLFVAIHVFMVIVVPKTLWAMITGGKHE, encoded by the coding sequence ATGAAGACCAACGCGTCGCCGCCGGTGCATCGCTGGCCGGTTCGCATCACTCATTGGATCAATCTGTTCGCCATGGTGTGCATGTTCATGAGCGGTTGGGAAATCTACAACGCCTCGCCGCTGTTCGATTTCCGCTTTCCGCCGCAGATGACGCTGGGCGGTTGGCTGGGCGGCGCGATTGGTTGGCATTTGGCGGTGATGTGGCTATTGGCGCTCAACGCCGTCTGCTATCTGCTGTGGAGCCTGTTCAGCGGTCATTTTCGCCGCGATCTGTTGCCGCTTCGTATCGGCGCGCTGCGGCAGGATATCTGGCTGGCGTTGACGCTGCGCCTGCGCCACCGGCATGGCCACTATAACGCCATTCAGAAACTGATGTACCTCGGCGTACTGGCGCTGGGCCTATTGCTGGTACTGTCCGGCCTGGCGATTTGGAAGCCGGTTCAGCTGCAGGGATTGGTCGCCCTGTTTGGCGGCTTCGATTTCGCGCGCTACGTGCATTTCTTCGCCATGGCCGGCATCGGTCTGTTCGTGGCGATCCACGTCTTCATGGTGATCGTCGTGCCCAAAACGCTGTGGGCGATGATAACGGGTGGCAAACATGAATGA
- a CDS encoding molybdopterin-dependent oxidoreductase: MNEKKPRATAPKLEPDQKKQLVNLQRRLMLRSGLTLGGIAMLTGCNLQDGDRVDKVLWAMSRWNDRVQAWLFSGQRLAQTYRPDQITHPFPFNAFYPEYNVPEIDLAGYRLEVAGKVEKKAPWTLEQLQRLPQQSQITRLICIEGWSAIGQWGGVPLRTFLQHVGADLNAGYVGFKCADRYYSSLDMATALHPQTILALDFGGKALPADYGYPLRLRVPTKLGFKNAKHIAAIFVSDVNPGGYWEDQGYNWFSGI, translated from the coding sequence ATGAATGAGAAAAAACCGCGGGCAACCGCGCCAAAACTGGAACCGGACCAAAAAAAGCAGTTGGTCAATCTGCAGCGCCGCCTGATGCTGCGTTCCGGCCTGACGCTGGGCGGCATCGCCATGCTTACCGGTTGCAACCTGCAAGACGGCGATCGGGTGGATAAGGTGCTGTGGGCCATGTCGCGCTGGAACGACCGGGTGCAGGCCTGGCTGTTCAGCGGCCAGCGGCTGGCGCAAACTTATCGGCCGGACCAGATCACCCACCCTTTCCCCTTCAACGCGTTTTACCCGGAATATAACGTCCCCGAGATCGATCTCGCCGGCTATCGGCTTGAGGTCGCGGGGAAAGTGGAGAAAAAAGCGCCCTGGACGCTGGAACAGCTGCAGCGGCTGCCGCAGCAAAGCCAGATCACGCGCCTGATCTGCATTGAGGGCTGGAGCGCCATTGGCCAATGGGGCGGCGTGCCGCTGCGCACCTTTCTGCAGCACGTCGGCGCGGATCTGAATGCCGGTTACGTCGGCTTCAAATGCGCCGATCGTTACTACTCCAGCCTCGACATGGCCACCGCGCTGCACCCGCAGACCATCCTGGCGCTGGATTTCGGCGGCAAGGCGCTGCCGGCGGACTATGGCTACCCGCTGCGGCTGCGCGTGCCAACCAAGTTGGGGTTCAAAAACGCCAAACATATCGCCGCGATCTTCGTCAGCGACGTCAATCCGGGCGGCTATTGGGAAGATCAGGGCTACAACTGGTTCAGCGGTATTTAG
- the ygbI gene encoding DNA-binding transcriptional repressor YgbI, which produces MIPVERHQQILALVSERGVVSIAELTERLGVSHMTIRRDLQKLEEQGSVQSVSGGVQAPERVASEPSHQAKEGMFGRQKIAIGRLAARQIPANSCIYLDAGTTTLALAKQIGERDDLTVVTNDFVIAGFLIEHSQCRIIHTGGTVCRENRSCVGEAAAQALRGLFIDLAFISASSWSMRGLSTPNEDKVMVKKAIVEASRRRILLSDTSKYGKVATYLALPIAAFDAVITDEGLPAAAREAIEHAGIALLTAGEEE; this is translated from the coding sequence GTGATACCTGTAGAACGCCATCAACAAATTCTTGCGCTGGTATCCGAACGCGGCGTCGTCAGCATTGCCGAGCTGACCGAACGGCTGGGGGTGTCGCACATGACGATCCGCCGTGATTTGCAAAAACTGGAGGAACAGGGCTCGGTGCAGTCGGTCTCGGGCGGCGTGCAGGCGCCCGAGCGGGTGGCGAGCGAACCTTCGCACCAGGCCAAAGAGGGGATGTTCGGCCGGCAGAAAATCGCCATTGGCCGGCTGGCGGCGCGGCAAATTCCCGCCAACAGCTGTATCTATCTGGATGCCGGCACCACCACGCTGGCGCTGGCGAAACAGATCGGTGAACGTGACGATTTGACGGTAGTGACCAACGACTTTGTCATCGCCGGCTTCCTGATCGAACACAGCCAGTGCCGAATCATCCACACCGGCGGCACCGTGTGCCGGGAAAACCGCTCCTGCGTCGGCGAAGCGGCGGCGCAGGCGCTGCGCGGTCTGTTTATCGATCTGGCGTTCATCTCCGCCTCTTCGTGGAGCATGCGCGGCCTGTCGACGCCGAACGAAGACAAGGTGATGGTGAAGAAGGCCATCGTCGAGGCCAGCCGCCGCCGCATTCTGCTCAGCGATACGTCCAAATACGGCAAGGTCGCGACTTACCTGGCGCTGCCGATCGCCGCCTTTGACGCCGTCATTACCGACGAGGGGTTGCCCGCCGCCGCGCGGGAGGCCATTGAGCACGCGGGGATTGCATTGCTGACGGCGGGAGAAGAGGAATAA
- the ltnD gene encoding L-threonate dehydrogenase — MTHPGNYAVCIIGLGAMGMGAARSCLRAGLATYGADLNPQALATLQQAGAQQASTSACDFAAELDAVLLLVVNAVQVKQILFGEQGLAPKLKPGTAVMVSSTISADDAKQIEQRLLDYGLPMPDAPVSGGAAKAEEGQMTVMAAGADATFERLQPVLDAIAGKVYRIGETIGLGATVKIIHQLLAGVHIAAGAEAMALAARAGIPLDVMYDVVTHAAGNSWMFENRMRHVVDGDYTPKSAVDIFVKDLGLVADTARALHFPLPLASTAFTMFTAASNAGYGKEDDSAVIKIFAGIDLPQKKEAL, encoded by the coding sequence ATGACACACCCAGGGAATTATGCCGTCTGCATCATCGGACTGGGCGCGATGGGCATGGGCGCGGCGCGTTCGTGCCTTCGCGCCGGATTGGCCACCTACGGGGCGGACCTGAATCCGCAGGCGCTGGCGACGCTGCAGCAGGCCGGCGCGCAACAAGCGTCTACCAGCGCGTGCGACTTCGCGGCCGAGTTGGACGCCGTGCTGCTGCTGGTGGTGAACGCCGTCCAAGTGAAACAGATCCTGTTCGGCGAACAAGGCCTGGCGCCAAAGCTCAAGCCAGGCACTGCGGTGATGGTCTCTTCGACCATTTCCGCCGATGACGCCAAACAGATCGAGCAACGGCTGCTGGACTACGGGCTACCGATGCCGGACGCGCCGGTTTCCGGCGGAGCGGCCAAGGCGGAGGAAGGCCAGATGACGGTGATGGCCGCCGGCGCCGACGCCACCTTCGAGCGTCTGCAACCCGTGCTGGACGCCATCGCCGGCAAGGTTTATCGCATCGGCGAGACCATCGGTCTGGGCGCGACGGTAAAAATCATCCACCAGCTGTTGGCCGGCGTGCACATCGCCGCCGGAGCGGAAGCCATGGCGTTGGCCGCCCGCGCCGGCATCCCGCTGGACGTGATGTACGACGTGGTCACCCACGCCGCCGGCAACTCCTGGATGTTCGAAAATCGCATGCGCCACGTGGTCGACGGCGACTATACGCCCAAATCGGCGGTGGATATCTTCGTCAAGGATCTGGGGCTGGTGGCGGATACCGCCAGGGCGCTGCACTTCCCGCTGCCGCTGGCCTCCACCGCTTTCACCATGTTTACCGCCGCCAGCAACGCCGGTTACGGTAAAGAAGACGACAGTGCGGTAATCAAAATCTTTGCCGGCATCGATCTGCCGCAAAAAAAGGAGGCGCTCTGA
- the otnK gene encoding 3-oxo-tetronate kinase → MLLGVIADDFTGATDIASFLVQNGLPTVQLNGVPQDETQVNAQAAVISLKSRSCPAEQAVELSLQALAWLQKQGCRQFYFKYCSTFDSTAQGNIGPVTDALLTALGENFTVVSPALPVNGRTVYQGHLFVGEQLLSESGMRHHPVTPMTDSNLLRLMESQAAGRCGLVTAAEMDRGAEAVSEKLRQLAQEGVRYAVLDTLNERHLLIQGEALKTMKLVTGGSGLAIGLARQWAQSGARSAEAAGAPQGEKAAVLSGSCSVMTNRQVAHYRERASAQAIDIGRCLEPQARAAYAAELAHWAQHHAGEALAPLIYATAPPEALQQTQRQHGGAASEAVEALFAELVVQLHRLGFSRFIVAGGETSGVVTQALGIRGFHIGPGISPGVPWVRASDRAISLALKSGNFGDEAFFSRAQTEFPV, encoded by the coding sequence ATGCTGCTTGGCGTAATCGCGGATGACTTTACCGGCGCGACCGACATCGCCAGTTTTCTGGTGCAAAACGGCCTGCCGACGGTGCAGCTGAACGGCGTGCCGCAGGACGAAACGCAGGTAAACGCACAGGCGGCGGTCATCAGCCTGAAATCGCGTTCCTGCCCGGCAGAACAGGCGGTCGAACTGTCGTTGCAAGCCCTGGCCTGGTTGCAAAAACAGGGCTGCCGCCAGTTCTACTTCAAATACTGCTCCACTTTCGACAGCACCGCACAGGGCAATATCGGCCCGGTGACCGACGCCCTGCTCACTGCGCTGGGGGAAAATTTCACGGTTGTCTCACCGGCGTTGCCGGTAAACGGCCGCACGGTCTATCAGGGCCACCTGTTCGTCGGGGAACAGCTGCTGTCTGAATCCGGCATGCGTCATCACCCGGTCACGCCGATGACCGACAGCAACCTGCTGCGCCTGATGGAATCCCAGGCCGCCGGGCGCTGCGGGCTGGTGACGGCGGCGGAAATGGATCGCGGCGCCGAGGCGGTCAGCGAGAAGCTGCGCCAATTGGCGCAGGAAGGCGTGCGCTACGCGGTGCTGGATACGCTCAACGAGCGGCATCTGCTCATTCAGGGTGAAGCGTTGAAAACGATGAAGCTGGTGACCGGCGGTTCGGGCCTGGCGATCGGTCTGGCGCGGCAATGGGCGCAAAGCGGCGCTCGTTCGGCAGAGGCAGCCGGCGCGCCGCAGGGGGAAAAGGCAGCAGTGCTGTCGGGCTCGTGTTCTGTGATGACTAACCGGCAGGTGGCGCACTACCGCGAGCGCGCTTCGGCGCAGGCCATCGATATCGGCCGTTGCCTCGAACCACAGGCACGCGCCGCCTACGCCGCCGAGTTGGCGCACTGGGCGCAGCATCACGCCGGGGAGGCGCTTGCCCCGCTGATCTACGCCACTGCGCCGCCGGAAGCGCTGCAGCAAACGCAACGGCAGCACGGTGGCGCCGCCAGCGAGGCGGTGGAAGCGCTGTTCGCCGAATTGGTGGTGCAACTGCACCGGTTGGGATTCAGCCGCTTTATCGTCGCCGGCGGCGAAACCTCCGGCGTGGTCACGCAGGCGCTGGGCATTCGCGGCTTCCATATTGGCCCCGGTATTTCTCCCGGCGTTCCCTGGGTGCGCGCCAGCGATCGGGCGATTTCCCTGGCGCTGAAATCAGGCAATTTTGGCGATGAAGCCTTCTTCTCGCGCGCGCAAACGGAGTTTCCAGTATGA
- a CDS encoding aldolase, giving the protein MSMTTEQQAREEMVRLGASFFQRGYATGSAGNLSLLLPDGALLATPTGSCLGELQADRLSKVSLNGDWLSGDKPSKEISFHRALYLNNPECKAVVHLHCTYLTALSCLQGLDVDNAIKPFTPYVVMRVGKVPVVPYYRPGDERLAQDLARLAPAHRAFLLANHGPVVTGKDLRAAADNTEEMEDAARLIFTLGDRPIRYLTDDEIAELRS; this is encoded by the coding sequence ATGAGCATGACGACCGAACAGCAAGCGCGCGAAGAGATGGTGCGTCTCGGCGCCTCGTTTTTTCAACGCGGTTACGCCACTGGTTCCGCCGGCAACCTCTCGCTGTTGCTGCCGGACGGCGCGCTGCTGGCGACGCCGACCGGCTCTTGCCTGGGCGAGCTGCAGGCCGATCGCCTGTCTAAAGTGAGCCTGAACGGCGACTGGCTGTCCGGCGACAAGCCGTCGAAAGAGATCAGCTTTCACCGAGCGCTGTATCTGAACAATCCGGAATGCAAAGCGGTGGTGCACCTGCATTGCACCTACCTCACGGCGCTCTCTTGCCTGCAAGGGCTGGACGTCGACAACGCCATCAAACCGTTCACCCCCTATGTGGTGATGCGCGTCGGCAAGGTGCCGGTGGTGCCCTACTATCGCCCTGGCGACGAAAGGCTGGCGCAGGATCTGGCGCGCCTGGCGCCGGCCCACCGCGCCTTTTTACTGGCCAACCACGGGCCGGTGGTGACCGGTAAAGACCTGCGAGCGGCGGCGGACAATACCGAAGAGATGGAAGATGCGGCGCGGCTGATCTTCACCCTCGGCGATCGTCCGATCCGCTATTTGACCGATGATGAAATTGCCGAATTACGGAGCTGA
- the otnI gene encoding 2-oxo-tetronate isomerase — protein sequence MPKFAANLSMMFNEVPFLERFAAAAEQGFSAVEFLFPYEHPAELLAEKLREHGLQQVLFNTAPGDVAAGEWGLAALPGREQDARADIDRALAYAIALSCPCVHLMAGVVPAGADRQRYLDTFIANARYAADAFAPHGVKVLIEALSPPVKPDYLFASQHQAAEVVTAIERPNVFIQFDFFHAQLVGGNISGLLETLAGRYAHIQIASVPDRHEPDEGELNYPWLFDRLDALGYQGWIGCEYRPRGDTAAGLGWLKPYR from the coding sequence ATGCCTAAATTTGCCGCCAATTTATCGATGATGTTTAACGAAGTGCCGTTCCTCGAGCGCTTCGCTGCCGCTGCCGAACAAGGCTTCAGCGCGGTGGAATTCCTGTTCCCTTACGAGCATCCCGCTGAGCTGTTGGCCGAAAAGCTGCGCGAGCACGGCCTGCAACAGGTGCTGTTCAATACCGCGCCCGGCGATGTCGCCGCCGGCGAATGGGGGTTGGCGGCGCTGCCGGGCCGCGAGCAAGATGCGCGCGCTGATATCGATCGCGCGCTGGCCTACGCCATCGCCCTTTCCTGTCCCTGCGTGCACCTGATGGCCGGCGTGGTGCCCGCGGGCGCGGATCGGCAACGTTATCTCGACACCTTTATCGCCAATGCGCGCTATGCCGCCGACGCCTTCGCCCCGCACGGCGTCAAGGTGCTGATCGAAGCGCTCAGCCCACCGGTCAAGCCCGACTACCTGTTCGCCAGTCAACATCAGGCGGCGGAGGTGGTGACGGCGATCGAGAGACCGAACGTGTTCATTCAGTTCGACTTTTTCCACGCGCAGTTAGTGGGCGGCAATATCAGCGGGCTGCTGGAGACGCTGGCCGGGCGCTACGCGCATATCCAGATAGCCTCGGTGCCGGATCGTCACGAACCGGACGAGGGCGAACTGAATTACCCATGGCTGTTCGACAGGCTGGATGCGCTCGGCTATCAGGGCTGGATAGGTTGCGAATACCGGCCGCGCGGCGACACCGCCGCCGGGCTCGGCTGGCTGAAGCCTTACCGCTAA